In one Aeromicrobium erythreum genomic region, the following are encoded:
- a CDS encoding RHS repeat-associated core domain-containing protein, translating into MRGRLTRFVLLPTVTAVAAGALIGGPAIAEPEGNKVEFRIPEGQASKNKDFGDASEVGEAMAKARETKKRVEIRSERDERRTVFVNPDGTMTQETSEAPRFAETDHGVFQPLNPDLAPEGGRLEPEVSDADVSFSADGAGELTRLDLGKGRSIGLSFDAELAAPTVDGATASYRVQSDAPEASATPSPSSSADEQSPTSDVAVVTGTRSGGFFTHLTLDGAPDSAPEYRFPLKSEGLTPVLVGQVLSFKDGEKTVVQSRPLKMWDAQVDEAGDPAAPVDVDASLETEDGGQVLILRPSMEWLQAEGRQYPVVIDPDIAPVSPVGDTWVFSTQASDDPRSSDPGLRVGSDDGSRAFRSIIWFRYNRFVGTNVTKATLNLKQYFSAAGCTAKTTVFTPTTSGDSTVSDITWSNKPNESTDNRWRISPTFNRNGTSSGCAAGPQAIDVTSMVNGWSGKHAGSGNFAFADSSSAFGATLNRQSVQLHAGVTPTEEQDATRQKRFCSSDWVSSATYCDSASVVPTLSITYDPEIGSQSWYSMTDHPFNSYSSLSVNNRNGNLLVSATDGKMNGVGLNLDLARTYNSQATVTNTSIGKGWNLGIGPDVWLRKKSGVRFDYNGPSGTILGSFVRKSATSTNSAFKDFSTPIGGIGSDLKETDTGFTLTFRKSRQKFDFDLVDSSGNAYLTKIRDRSDNAITFGYNGTINNRPKLATITDSGGHVLNVTYSGNTITAITESTNYTQSSGGARTWAYAYDSSGRLTGFTNPENKTTTYAYTSGGLLSRITGPARTKPDGKANTGETEITYGVNSSGEAQVQTVRYRWDDDAADAAWHMFTWSYPTSRPTVCNGNGSLWTTVKDPRTNTTTYCFGQRNDSTGKGKTWVYDPKGNMKSQDYTADNAPETFTSATGATTVNKYSGGALQDRLESVTEPKNSSGENAASAGLQYNAPSTTEGGAYLPTAAQSPSGDCNEYGYDAKGRTTTAYTGITPEAATSASSGAQRNGCKTSSSGFDAKFERRYKDNGTVSSSWDGNAQDSPTDAEKTIYTYWADGDTGYIAGSEGQLKSVRKPGGDCSTGSSRKLCTSFTYDGAARVDTTTDGRGKVTKYQYDRNDNVVRAMFDTNDLACSLNLGVCIDYTYDAEQNLLQRSMTTTSRTSAFYYDRMNRLVGKTVGVDANTFDFSTSAYDGVGNMVYDQTYVTGAPDSVEMVFYHDSANSLYRVLDYKSTPTFRFDFETDKDGRVTSVAPTSASSGSTIVKFAYDYTTSGRPKSMRWLTPGGTEQAKIAYNYSVSVPVGGGSAMFDTPQMQSRTTTGTGAASNQTGTIDYDYDKQRLVKATDTNGTDYEYTYDKISNITKEIAGSTTTRYGYNKAGILCWEGSTAGDSASPSSSTAGCPSTPSGNTTINADNAGNSLGTSANPITVNQLNQVDQIDGNAQTYLDQGNDLRQTSAGNREYDSGRGVTGIKRGSTYEYYIRDTNGTLLASQVGSTLTYAASEPNGNITWLMNNSGSRVGSYKYAPYGATTLTGTPAAANPFRWISAQQDDRASGAAGSYKLGARYYDGRGHFTQPDPVAGGLADPRTIAAYNYGNGDPINLADPSGYFDIPNPVGFLKFATKRAPGVCYIANAVQDTDNSFKDDLNDLNTCFNPYAFVQDAIED; encoded by the coding sequence ATGCGTGGACGTCTTACCCGTTTTGTGCTCCTGCCCACGGTGACGGCGGTTGCCGCCGGTGCTCTGATCGGTGGCCCGGCCATCGCCGAACCGGAGGGCAACAAGGTCGAGTTCCGCATTCCTGAGGGCCAGGCTTCGAAGAACAAGGACTTCGGCGATGCCTCAGAGGTCGGGGAGGCGATGGCGAAGGCGCGGGAGACGAAGAAGCGTGTCGAGATTCGCTCGGAGCGCGACGAGCGCCGCACGGTGTTCGTCAACCCTGACGGGACGATGACCCAGGAGACGAGCGAGGCACCGCGTTTCGCCGAGACCGACCACGGGGTCTTCCAGCCCCTGAATCCTGATCTCGCTCCTGAGGGTGGGCGGCTGGAGCCTGAGGTGTCTGATGCCGATGTGTCGTTCTCTGCAGACGGCGCTGGTGAGCTCACGCGGCTCGACCTCGGCAAGGGTCGCTCGATCGGCCTGAGCTTCGACGCAGAGCTGGCGGCGCCCACCGTCGACGGCGCGACCGCCTCGTACAGAGTGCAGAGCGACGCGCCGGAAGCGTCTGCCACTCCTTCGCCTTCGTCATCAGCGGATGAGCAGAGTCCGACGTCCGATGTGGCTGTGGTGACCGGTACGCGAAGTGGGGGTTTCTTCACCCACCTCACGCTGGACGGTGCACCGGACTCTGCGCCGGAGTACCGCTTCCCGCTCAAGAGCGAGGGACTGACTCCTGTCCTCGTGGGCCAGGTCTTGTCGTTCAAGGATGGTGAGAAGACGGTGGTGCAGTCGCGCCCGTTGAAGATGTGGGACGCGCAAGTCGACGAGGCCGGCGACCCGGCTGCACCTGTCGATGTCGATGCTTCCCTGGAGACCGAGGATGGCGGCCAGGTCCTGATCTTGCGTCCCTCGATGGAGTGGTTGCAGGCCGAGGGTCGTCAGTACCCCGTGGTCATCGATCCCGACATCGCGCCGGTGAGTCCGGTGGGGGACACGTGGGTTTTCTCCACCCAGGCTTCGGATGATCCGCGAAGCTCGGACCCCGGCCTGCGAGTGGGCTCGGACGATGGATCGCGCGCATTCCGTTCGATCATCTGGTTCCGCTACAACCGGTTCGTCGGCACCAATGTCACCAAAGCGACGCTGAATCTCAAGCAGTACTTCAGCGCGGCTGGCTGCACTGCCAAGACGACGGTCTTCACCCCCACCACCTCGGGAGACTCGACGGTCTCGGACATCACATGGTCTAACAAGCCGAACGAGTCGACTGACAACCGGTGGCGTATCAGCCCTACCTTCAATCGGAACGGAACCTCGTCCGGCTGTGCAGCGGGCCCGCAAGCCATTGATGTGACGTCGATGGTCAATGGCTGGTCAGGCAAGCACGCTGGATCGGGCAACTTCGCTTTCGCCGACTCCTCGTCGGCCTTCGGCGCCACCCTCAATCGACAGTCCGTCCAGCTCCATGCTGGTGTAACGCCCACCGAAGAGCAGGATGCGACTCGTCAGAAGCGGTTCTGCTCCTCGGACTGGGTCTCGAGCGCTACCTACTGCGACAGTGCCTCAGTCGTTCCTACTCTCTCGATCACGTACGACCCTGAGATCGGCAGTCAATCCTGGTACTCGATGACGGATCACCCGTTCAACAGCTACTCCTCGCTGTCGGTCAACAACCGCAACGGCAATCTGCTCGTTTCCGCCACCGACGGGAAGATGAATGGCGTCGGCCTCAATCTCGACCTCGCCCGCACCTACAACTCACAGGCGACGGTGACGAACACGTCGATCGGCAAGGGCTGGAACCTGGGCATCGGTCCTGACGTCTGGTTGCGAAAGAAGTCTGGTGTCCGCTTCGACTACAACGGTCCCTCCGGCACGATTCTCGGGTCTTTCGTCCGCAAGAGCGCGACCTCGACTAACAGTGCCTTCAAGGACTTCTCGACACCGATCGGCGGTATCGGCTCGGACCTCAAAGAGACGGACACCGGCTTCACGTTGACCTTCAGGAAGTCACGTCAGAAGTTTGACTTCGATCTCGTCGACTCGAGCGGGAACGCCTACCTCACGAAGATCCGCGACCGCTCTGACAACGCGATCACCTTCGGCTACAACGGGACGATCAACAACCGTCCGAAGCTGGCGACGATCACCGACAGCGGCGGTCACGTCCTGAACGTGACGTACAGCGGCAATACGATCACGGCCATCACGGAAAGCACCAATTACACGCAGAGCTCCGGTGGCGCGCGCACCTGGGCCTACGCCTACGACAGCAGCGGACGCCTCACCGGTTTCACGAATCCGGAGAACAAGACCACGACCTACGCCTACACCAGCGGCGGTCTGCTCTCAAGAATCACCGGCCCGGCACGCACGAAGCCTGACGGCAAAGCGAACACCGGCGAAACCGAGATCACCTACGGGGTCAACAGCAGCGGCGAGGCACAGGTGCAGACCGTCCGCTACCGCTGGGACGACGACGCGGCAGACGCTGCCTGGCACATGTTCACTTGGTCTTATCCGACCAGTCGGCCCACGGTATGCAACGGCAACGGATCGCTCTGGACGACCGTGAAAGACCCTCGAACGAACACGACCACCTACTGCTTCGGTCAGCGCAACGACTCGACTGGCAAGGGCAAGACGTGGGTCTACGACCCCAAGGGCAACATGAAGTCCCAGGACTACACCGCCGACAATGCACCTGAAACCTTCACCAGCGCGACCGGCGCCACGACCGTGAACAAGTACAGCGGCGGCGCGCTGCAGGATCGCCTCGAGAGCGTCACCGAACCGAAGAACAGCAGCGGCGAGAACGCAGCAAGTGCGGGACTGCAGTACAACGCCCCCAGCACCACCGAAGGCGGCGCCTACCTCCCGACCGCCGCCCAGTCGCCCTCGGGAGACTGCAACGAGTACGGGTATGACGCGAAGGGTCGAACCACCACTGCGTACACCGGCATCACACCTGAGGCAGCAACCAGCGCGTCGAGCGGTGCGCAGCGCAATGGCTGCAAGACCTCTAGCAGCGGCTTTGACGCAAAGTTTGAGCGACGCTACAAGGACAACGGCACCGTCTCTTCCTCCTGGGACGGCAATGCGCAGGACTCACCGACCGACGCCGAAAAGACCATCTACACGTACTGGGCGGACGGAGACACCGGCTACATCGCGGGCTCGGAGGGTCAGTTGAAGTCGGTTCGTAAGCCCGGCGGTGACTGCTCGACTGGGTCCTCGCGGAAGCTGTGCACGAGCTTCACCTACGACGGCGCTGCCCGTGTTGACACGACGACGGACGGCCGCGGAAAAGTCACCAAGTACCAGTACGACCGCAACGACAATGTCGTGCGCGCGATGTTCGACACCAACGATCTCGCGTGCAGCCTCAACCTCGGCGTCTGCATCGACTACACCTACGACGCTGAGCAGAACCTGCTGCAGCGCTCGATGACGACCACGTCGCGCACCTCGGCCTTCTACTACGACCGGATGAACCGACTCGTAGGCAAGACTGTCGGCGTCGACGCGAACACCTTCGACTTCTCTACCTCGGCGTACGACGGCGTCGGCAACATGGTCTACGACCAGACCTATGTAACTGGGGCACCGGATTCGGTCGAGATGGTCTTTTATCACGACAGCGCCAACAGCCTCTACCGAGTCCTCGACTACAAGTCCACCCCGACGTTCCGGTTCGACTTCGAGACCGACAAGGACGGCCGAGTCACCTCGGTCGCTCCGACGTCAGCATCGTCTGGCAGCACCATCGTGAAGTTCGCCTACGACTACACCACATCCGGGCGACCAAAGTCGATGCGCTGGCTCACCCCAGGCGGCACCGAGCAAGCGAAGATCGCCTACAACTACTCCGTGTCGGTGCCCGTCGGTGGTGGAAGCGCCATGTTCGACACCCCGCAGATGCAGTCGCGCACGACAACCGGCACGGGCGCTGCGTCGAATCAGACCGGCACCATCGACTACGACTACGACAAGCAGCGACTCGTCAAGGCGACCGACACCAACGGCACCGACTACGAGTACACCTACGACAAGATCAGCAACATCACCAAGGAGATCGCAGGTAGCACCACCACCCGCTACGGCTACAACAAGGCAGGCATCCTCTGCTGGGAAGGCAGTACTGCCGGAGACAGCGCAAGCCCGTCGAGCTCGACCGCAGGGTGCCCCAGCACCCCATCGGGCAACACCACCATCAACGCCGACAACGCCGGCAACAGCCTGGGGACGAGCGCCAACCCAATCACCGTGAACCAGCTCAACCAGGTCGACCAGATCGACGGCAACGCCCAGACCTACCTCGACCAGGGCAACGACCTGCGCCAGACCAGCGCAGGCAACCGCGAATATGACTCAGGCCGCGGCGTTACCGGGATCAAGCGCGGCAGCACCTACGAGTACTACATCCGCGACACCAATGGCACCCTGCTCGCCAGCCAGGTCGGCTCGACCCTCACCTACGCAGCGTCGGAGCCCAACGGCAACATCACCTGGCTCATGAACAACTCAGGCTCACGCGTCGGCTCGTACAAGTACGCCCCCTACGGGGCTACGACGTTGACCGGAACACCCGCAGCTGCGAACCCCTTCCGATGGATTTCAGCGCAACAGGATGACCGCGCTTCCGGTGCAGCTGGTTCGTACAAGCTGGGCGCGCGCTACTACGACGGTCGCGGTCACTTCACGCAACCTGATCCAGTAGCGGGAGGGTTGGCGGATCCGCGAACTATCGCGGCCTACAATTATGGCAACGGCGATCCTATCAACTTGGCTGACCCCTCTGGATATTTCGACATCCCTAATCCGGTCGGTTTCCTCAAGTTTGCAACAAAGCGAGCACCTGGTGTTTGCTATATTGCAAACGCGGTTCAAGACACGGATAATTCATTCAAGGACGATTTGAATGATCTCAACACCTGCTTCAATCCGTATGCGTTTGTGCAAGATGCGATTGAGGACTAG
- a CDS encoding very short patch repair endonuclease: MGRSTSWAATPASRRVMQANRPTDTTPELAVRRLLHAAGLRYRVNYRPLSHLRRTADIAFTRHRAAVFIDGCYWHSCPEHGTLARANREYWSAKLEENVARDADTNSQLTKAGWTVMRFR, encoded by the coding sequence ATGGGGCGTTCAACGTCGTGGGCTGCCACTCCCGCGAGTCGCAGAGTGATGCAGGCGAATCGCCCGACTGATACCACACCGGAACTGGCAGTGCGTCGACTGCTCCACGCTGCGGGCCTGCGCTATCGCGTGAACTATCGCCCGCTTAGTCATCTGCGGCGAACCGCCGATATTGCCTTTACGCGCCACCGCGCAGCCGTCTTCATCGACGGGTGCTACTGGCATTCTTGCCCGGAACACGGGACCCTCGCCAGGGCCAATCGCGAGTACTGGTCCGCCAAGTTGGAGGAGAACGTAGCGCGAGATGCCGACACCAATAGCCAGCTCACGAAGGCTGGATGGACGGTCATGCGATTTAGGTAA
- a CDS encoding PIN domain-containing protein, which yields MKTIVLDTNELARDWMLGGLKYQLFEHLHHTATFEVYIPAVVFEELVASHGRAVKKIEASTRQVERERRRLGLAPMGSTAESSLDYRQYVEEQFDERLSFTVLPWPSVSHFDLAMRAVTRTPPFSEKGTGYRDALIWTDVVDLASNGHDVAFVSMDRAFADEDGELASLLHAEIDPLPGSVELVRDFTSWLIDSLPWNSVTDLATAVSLSRTSEFYDWYLNSDFQDELVPTVEDLGFRTPPTSFEIIDVRWDGEFMPIEGAVTDDEGLTLVEYDLGQSVAFRAEFEHGAELESGWSVREVSHPRGFAVEGSIDMRARVAVLYGGEFGFGIEQLSWRRVDGLGPGVSASLGR from the coding sequence GTGAAGACCATCGTGCTCGATACGAACGAGCTGGCGCGCGATTGGATGCTTGGAGGCCTGAAGTATCAGTTATTTGAGCACCTTCACCACACGGCGACATTTGAGGTCTACATTCCTGCGGTCGTGTTTGAGGAACTCGTCGCCAGCCATGGCCGCGCAGTTAAGAAGATCGAGGCGTCTACCCGTCAGGTCGAGCGTGAGAGACGGCGTTTGGGGCTTGCCCCAATGGGCTCCACGGCGGAATCCTCGCTCGACTATCGCCAATACGTCGAGGAGCAGTTTGATGAGCGGTTGTCATTCACGGTCCTTCCTTGGCCGTCAGTTTCTCACTTCGATCTCGCAATGCGCGCCGTTACCCGCACGCCCCCGTTCAGTGAGAAGGGGACTGGCTATCGAGATGCCCTGATTTGGACGGACGTTGTCGATCTAGCGAGCAACGGTCACGACGTTGCGTTCGTCTCTATGGACAGGGCTTTCGCTGACGAAGACGGTGAGCTCGCGTCTCTGTTGCATGCGGAGATCGACCCGCTGCCCGGATCTGTCGAGCTGGTTCGTGATTTCACAAGTTGGCTTATCGATTCGCTTCCCTGGAACTCGGTAACGGATCTTGCCACAGCGGTTAGCTTGAGTCGCACCTCGGAGTTCTATGACTGGTACCTGAACTCAGATTTTCAGGACGAGCTCGTTCCTACCGTCGAAGATCTCGGCTTCAGGACGCCTCCGACCTCGTTCGAGATCATCGACGTCAGGTGGGACGGTGAGTTCATGCCGATCGAAGGTGCCGTGACTGACGATGAAGGACTAACTCTGGTCGAGTACGACCTAGGGCAATCAGTCGCTTTCCGAGCTGAATTCGAGCACGGGGCTGAACTCGAGTCCGGCTGGTCTGTCAGAGAGGTATCTCATCCGCGCGGATTCGCAGTTGAGGGCTCGATCGACATGAGAGCACGAGTAGCGGTCCTCTACGGCGGCGAGTTCGGTTTCGGCATCGAGCAGTTGTCGTGGCGTCGTGTGGACGGACTAGGCCCCGGGGTCAGTGCCTCACTGGGCCGTTAG
- a CDS encoding transcriptional regulator codes for MKVAAFLAGCDEAEFGTVAAQTSTSASVLSKAATALEDAGYVRVRKGHVGRRPRTWLCLTEEGRAAYSAHLRALEDLTALARTSTGATLEDS; via the coding sequence TTGAAGGTCGCAGCGTTCCTCGCCGGATGCGACGAGGCTGAGTTCGGCACCGTCGCCGCGCAGACCAGCACATCCGCGTCCGTGCTGTCGAAGGCAGCGACAGCGTTGGAGGACGCAGGCTATGTCCGCGTCCGGAAAGGTCACGTCGGGCGGCGTCCGCGAACGTGGCTGTGTCTGACCGAGGAGGGACGTGCCGCGTACAGCGCGCACCTGCGCGCGTTAGAAGACCTCACCGCTCTGGCACGGACTAGCACCGGCGCCACCCTGGAAGACTCCTGA
- a CDS encoding helix-turn-helix transcriptional regulator: MTHPTTGRHLEAVPPARALVNSTDTPITTTTIGSLTARARIIDALLDLKAAVPLATALLTVRRVPEGPDLAWFAYGDSDTLATPDTVTTMRSRYLDPSPSSMAGEEWGQAPWFVETTLRVKRSDNIKRGMTFVFMHEDRVVGSLHVSIAAELDDRGLHALEWARRTLENEVVSTVLAGDAGLDDRELDVLHGMAAGGTNQQIAASLQLSQSTVKATVGRILCKLDAANRLQAVRLAVRAGLI; encoded by the coding sequence ATGACACACCCCACGACCGGCCGGCACCTCGAGGCCGTACCGCCCGCCCGGGCGCTCGTCAACTCAACCGATACGCCGATCACCACGACGACGATCGGCTCTCTCACCGCCCGCGCCCGCATCATCGATGCTCTCCTCGACCTCAAGGCGGCCGTACCCCTGGCAACCGCCCTGTTGACGGTGCGTCGCGTGCCAGAGGGACCTGATCTCGCCTGGTTCGCCTACGGGGACTCAGACACGCTCGCAACGCCCGACACGGTGACAACGATGCGTAGCCGCTATCTCGATCCTTCGCCGTCCTCGATGGCGGGGGAGGAGTGGGGCCAGGCCCCCTGGTTCGTCGAGACGACGCTCCGCGTCAAGCGCTCCGACAACATCAAGCGAGGCATGACGTTCGTGTTCATGCACGAAGACCGTGTCGTCGGGTCTCTCCACGTCAGCATCGCCGCCGAACTCGATGACCGGGGCCTCCACGCTCTCGAGTGGGCCCGCAGGACCCTCGAGAACGAGGTCGTTTCGACGGTTCTGGCTGGAGACGCCGGCCTGGACGACCGCGAGCTCGACGTCCTCCACGGGATGGCCGCCGGTGGCACCAACCAGCAGATCGCCGCCTCGCTCCAGCTGTCGCAGAGCACAGTCAAGGCCACCGTCGGTCGGATCCTGTGCAAGCTCGACGCGGCCAACCGGCTGCAAGCGGTCCGGCTGGCTGTCCGAGCAGGCCTGATCTGA
- a CDS encoding LuxR C-terminal-related transcriptional regulator encodes MERKEQVTTVRLPRLSARLLRRERLLDRLDQLAPITIIDGPPGSGVTTLLACWAGRQRARGALVVWLDGTCAMTGQGLMALVAEALSELTGSAPSEHSNATAHEVADLATASGRPCILIVDDAPTFHDETSGLIEALTLAPQLHLAIAVRERSGLVDAADRARLETSLITGEHLAATPSELAEMARCWGHRVDETTLASLREEVGGWVLPARLVLDATPAGDPPLVLGPAVDFVRRCITAAAAPGTPQQELLNIASLLSRVDATTFDLAVREIGLPADPHWSSLVRQLTEQSLLIHRPDSETGYWVVPRTVRRCLSATGSPPRIRDFVTQRLREDPTSSLPVDLGRLALQARRSLNWKLLRDIWVSRGLELLAHHATATTRAYANIPADVTSRMPALRIATTVAGGTSTNFDSGILSRRYAEAGRNIAPRALKALHHDDIVTAVGAAIFARRRDGDIDGALDIARWYLTGAAARAEEKPALSAAVWFEVQHGRTLLIAGDLSASLAASERAIARGTGRADCRAHVRCAAGQAALASSLLAARQETARWLDFEKNCPSLTGWLGEWAGLPARIARGMTALDLLDEESFEAQAPALRSVPILSDLWPLATLALARHASLYGDPEAAVLEVYDGISLRGKQTNDVTEESYLLESCVLRLLLDAGQLTRAMTKLEATVHPRSRHATSDALLHLLSGAEHQSRAIAEVASRAPETPARERVVLLLVQAAAALRCGRVDEARRALATTHADVERLSLPSTYAAIPHQDLEALLQLDPHPPSAALRARDILGPRQTSSHALVVLTPRELEVLRKSAKHRSLSEVAKHLSVSVNTVKKQRVSLYAKMGVKDLQSAILFGRQLGLLED; translated from the coding sequence ATGGAGCGGAAGGAGCAGGTCACCACGGTGAGACTGCCGCGCCTTTCCGCTCGACTTCTTCGACGCGAACGCCTTCTCGATCGCCTCGACCAGCTCGCGCCGATCACCATCATCGATGGTCCGCCAGGCTCTGGCGTGACGACGCTGCTCGCCTGCTGGGCAGGCCGCCAGCGAGCACGCGGAGCCCTGGTGGTGTGGCTCGACGGGACCTGCGCGATGACCGGACAAGGACTGATGGCGCTGGTCGCTGAAGCGCTCAGTGAGCTGACGGGATCTGCACCATCAGAGCACTCGAACGCGACCGCTCACGAAGTCGCCGACCTCGCGACCGCGTCAGGTCGGCCATGCATCCTCATCGTCGACGATGCTCCTACCTTTCACGACGAGACCAGCGGACTCATCGAGGCTCTGACGCTGGCTCCGCAACTCCACCTTGCGATCGCTGTCCGCGAGCGAAGCGGTCTCGTAGATGCAGCAGATCGTGCCCGGCTGGAGACATCCCTCATCACCGGCGAACATCTGGCGGCGACCCCCAGCGAGCTGGCCGAGATGGCCAGGTGCTGGGGTCACCGAGTCGATGAGACGACGCTCGCCAGTCTGCGGGAAGAAGTCGGCGGGTGGGTGCTCCCCGCCCGTCTGGTCCTTGACGCGACCCCAGCCGGGGACCCCCCGCTGGTCCTCGGCCCGGCCGTCGACTTCGTGCGTCGCTGCATCACCGCTGCTGCCGCGCCCGGGACACCACAACAGGAACTCCTGAACATCGCAAGCCTCCTGTCCCGCGTGGATGCGACCACCTTCGACCTCGCAGTTCGTGAGATAGGGCTGCCGGCCGATCCGCACTGGTCGAGCTTGGTGCGCCAACTCACAGAGCAATCTCTCCTCATCCACCGGCCCGACAGCGAAACCGGCTACTGGGTCGTTCCACGGACCGTGCGGCGATGCCTCAGCGCCACCGGCAGCCCCCCGCGCATCCGAGATTTCGTGACGCAGAGACTCCGCGAAGACCCCACCTCAAGCCTGCCCGTCGACCTCGGGCGCCTGGCGCTCCAGGCCCGCAGGTCGCTGAACTGGAAACTGCTCAGAGACATCTGGGTGAGTCGAGGCCTGGAACTCCTTGCGCACCACGCCACGGCCACCACTCGCGCCTACGCGAACATTCCGGCGGACGTCACCAGCCGGATGCCAGCGCTCAGGATCGCCACGACTGTCGCCGGTGGTACGAGCACGAACTTTGACAGCGGGATCTTGTCACGTCGCTACGCCGAAGCTGGACGCAACATCGCTCCGAGAGCATTGAAAGCCCTGCACCACGACGACATCGTTACCGCCGTCGGCGCAGCCATCTTCGCTCGCCGACGCGACGGAGACATCGACGGAGCGCTCGACATCGCGCGCTGGTACCTCACTGGAGCCGCCGCCCGCGCGGAGGAGAAGCCGGCCCTCAGCGCAGCCGTCTGGTTCGAGGTCCAGCACGGACGAACCCTCCTCATCGCTGGCGACCTCAGTGCTTCCCTCGCCGCGTCGGAGCGCGCGATTGCTCGGGGAACCGGACGAGCCGACTGTCGCGCTCACGTCCGCTGCGCCGCAGGTCAGGCGGCTCTCGCATCCTCACTACTGGCTGCGCGACAGGAGACGGCACGCTGGCTCGACTTCGAGAAGAACTGCCCGTCACTGACGGGATGGCTCGGGGAGTGGGCTGGCTTGCCGGCCCGTATCGCAAGGGGCATGACTGCACTGGACCTGCTCGACGAGGAGAGCTTCGAGGCGCAGGCGCCAGCGCTGCGCTCAGTCCCGATCCTCAGCGACTTGTGGCCGCTCGCAACGCTCGCCCTCGCGCGCCACGCGTCACTGTACGGCGATCCGGAAGCAGCCGTGCTCGAGGTGTACGACGGGATCTCCCTGCGCGGGAAGCAGACGAACGACGTCACCGAAGAGAGTTACCTGCTCGAAAGCTGCGTCCTGCGGCTACTCCTCGACGCAGGGCAACTCACGCGAGCAATGACGAAGCTCGAGGCGACCGTCCACCCACGAAGCCGGCACGCGACCTCTGACGCTCTACTGCATCTTCTGTCCGGTGCCGAACACCAGAGTCGTGCGATCGCAGAAGTGGCGTCTCGAGCGCCCGAAACACCAGCGAGGGAGAGGGTAGTCCTGCTGCTCGTGCAGGCCGCTGCGGCCTTGAGGTGCGGGCGGGTCGATGAGGCCCGCCGCGCGCTGGCGACAACGCACGCTGACGTAGAGAGACTGAGTCTGCCGAGCACCTACGCTGCGATTCCTCATCAGGACCTTGAAGCGCTGCTACAACTCGATCCCCATCCGCCCAGCGCAGCGCTCCGCGCACGAGACATCTTGGGCCCCCGCCAGACGTCCAGCCATGCCCTGGTGGTCCTGACACCTCGCGAGCTCGAGGTACTGAGAAAGTCAGCCAAACATCGCTCGCTCTCGGAGGTCGCCAAGCATCTGTCTGTCTCCGTGAACACCGTGAAGAAGCAACGGGTATCGCTGTACGCCAAGATGGGAGTCAAGGACCTGCAAAGCGCCATCCTCTTCGGACGACAGCTCGGCCTACTCGAGGATTAG
- a CDS encoding helix-turn-helix transcriptional regulator, translated as MEPADGLPETPHLRDYLVPSRANDRVTEALLDLQREAPYMRMALTSRPQQRALDQVVRSYAMSTAMAQHGLNEFIPKHKYFAQVLAAPQEIYDWTRVPWFAETEYSREYLNGDDVTQGMSFALMTSERVVGSLHLMFRGIHVFDDSQLCALDHARNQIQDEVTAYVVAGDVGLTQREREVLRLMCNGDSNAAIADTLVISRRTVDTHVEHIRTKLRVSNRIQAVRQAIVLGLVH; from the coding sequence GTGGAACCCGCCGATGGCCTCCCAGAGACGCCTCACCTCCGCGACTACCTCGTACCTTCGCGAGCTAATGACCGGGTCACCGAAGCTCTGCTCGATCTGCAACGTGAAGCGCCCTACATGCGCATGGCATTGACGAGTCGACCGCAGCAGCGCGCCCTCGACCAAGTTGTCCGTTCGTACGCCATGAGCACAGCCATGGCCCAGCACGGCCTCAACGAGTTCATCCCCAAGCACAAGTACTTCGCTCAAGTGCTCGCCGCACCCCAGGAAATCTACGACTGGACACGCGTCCCATGGTTCGCCGAGACCGAATACAGCCGCGAATACCTCAACGGAGACGACGTCACCCAGGGCATGTCCTTCGCGCTCATGACCAGTGAACGCGTGGTGGGCAGCCTTCACCTGATGTTCCGAGGCATCCACGTCTTCGACGATTCCCAGCTCTGTGCTCTCGACCATGCTCGAAACCAAATCCAGGACGAGGTCACTGCCTACGTCGTTGCCGGCGATGTCGGTCTGACCCAGCGCGAGCGTGAAGTTCTCCGGTTGATGTGCAACGGCGACAGCAACGCGGCCATCGCTGACACTCTCGTCATCTCCCGCCGCACGGTAGATACCCACGTCGAGCACATCCGCACCAAGCTGCGGGTCTCCAATCGCATCCAGGCGGTGCGTCAGGCGATCGTTCTTGGTCTCGTCCACTGA